A genomic region of Hypomesus transpacificus isolate Combined female chromosome 19, fHypTra1, whole genome shotgun sequence contains the following coding sequences:
- the LOC124482073 gene encoding src substrate cortactin-like, whose translation MWKAAAGQSVSVAVDNGADDWETDPDFENDVTEKEQRWGAKTVAGSGHQEHINIHQLREKVSTEHTSLKQQELENMPKASHGYGGKFGVQQDRMDKSAVGHEYQSKLSKHCSQTDTSKGFGGKFGVQADRVDQSAVGFEYAGKTEKHASQKDYSTGFGGRYGVQADRVDQSAVGFDYQGKTEKHESQKDYAKGFGGKFGVETDKVDKSAVGFEYEGKTERHESQKDYVKGFGGRFGVQSDRQDKSAVGWDHQEKLQLHESQKDYSKGFGGKFGVQKDRMDKSAGTFEEVEKPSPAYQRTKPVEAAGSSTGSIKARFENIAKQKEEEDKKRTEDERARRQLKEKQEQEEARRKMDEVKAQPASPVPSPTPPAQAPTPVYEDTDVYQDPAPQAASENGEQLYEAEPSPQPPAQQEALYQNPDDYQADGGDAQTYEYGEDQGVTAVALYDYQAAGDDEISFDPDDIITNIEMIDEGWWRGVCRGAYGLFPANYVELRQ comes from the exons ATGTGGAAGGCAGCAGCCGGTCAGTCGGTCAGCGTTGCTGTGGACAACGGTGCGGATGATTGGGAAACAGACCCAGACTTTGAG AATGACGTGACGGAGAAGGAGCAGCGCTGGGGGGCGAAGACGGTGGCCGGCTCCGGCCACCAGGAACACATCaa TATCCATCAGCTACGTGAGAAGGTGTCGACGGAACACACGTCTCTGAagcagcaggagctggagaacaTGCCCAAGGCTTCGCACGGCTACGGGGGCAAGTTTGGAGTGCAGCAAGATCGCATGGACAAG TCTGCAGTAGGCCATGAGTACCAGAGCAAGCTTTCAAAGCACTGCTCACAGACCGACACCTCCAAAGGATTTGGCGGGAAGTTTGGCGTGCAGGCTGATCGTGTTGACCAG TCTGCTGTTGGGTTTGAGTATGCTGGCAAGACAGAGAAACATGCATCGCAGAAAG ACTACTCCACTGGGTTTGGAGGCAGGTACGGGGTGCAGGCGGACCGCGTGGACCAGAGTGCAGTGGGATTCGACTACCAGGGGAAAACTGAGAAACATGAGTCCCAGAAAG ATTATGCCAAAGGCTTTGGTGGTAAATTTGGAGTAGAGACAGACAAAGTGGACAAGAGTGCGGTGGGCTTTGAGTACGAAGGCAAAACGGAAAGACACGAGTCCCAGAAAG ACTATGTGAAAGGCTTCGGGGGAAGATTCGGTGTGCAGTCGGACAGGCAGGACAAGTCAGCAGTCGGCTGGGACCACCAGGAAAAACTGCAGCTGCACGAGTCACAAAAAG ACTACTCTAAGGGATTTGGAGGGAAGTTTGGGGTTCAGAAGGACAGAATGGATAAG AGCGCTGGGACATTTGAGGAAGTTGAAAAGCCAAGTCCAGCCTACCAGAGAACCAAGCCTGTGGAGGCTG ctggCAGCAGCACAGGCAGCATCAAGGCCCGCTTCGAGAACATCGCCaaacagaaggaggaggaggacaagaagagGACAGAGGATGAGCGAGCACGGAGACAGTTGAAGGAGAagcaggaacaggaggaggcgCGTCGCAAGATGGATGAAGTCAAAGCTCAACCAGCCTCTCCCGTGCCAAGCCCAACCCCTCCCGCCCAGGCACCGACCCCTGTGTATGAG GACACGGACGTGTACCAGGACCCCGCCCCCCAGGCCGCATCAGAGAATGGGGAGCAGCTGTATGAGGCggagcccagcccccagccaccCGCCCAGCAGGAAGCGCTCTACCAGAACCCTGATGACTACCAGGCTGACGGGGGAG ATGCCCAGACGTACGAGTatggggaggaccagggggtgACCGCTGTGGCACTGTATGACTACCAAGCAG CTGGAGATGATGAGATTTCCTTTGACCCGGACGACATCATCACCAACATCGAGATGATTGACGAGGGCTGGTGGCGGGGTGTTTGCCGGGGTGCGTACGGACTGTTCCCCGCCAATTATGTTGAATTACGACAGTGA